The genomic interval TAACACATACATCATTTGAAATATCCACAATGATAGCTGAGAGTTACAGAAAGTGGCAGGCTAAGGGATTAAAATGTAACCAATATGGTTTAATCTGTATCATTCTACAGAACGGAAGGTTGAAAGGTTCTAATGTGTCTGTAGTAATGGGTGTTGTGTAGGTTCTAAGACCTCTAATGGgcagtgttgggaacgttactttaaaaaagtaattagttatagttactcactacttgttccaaaaagtaactgagtttccatgctaaacaattacattcccatatccaatctaccttttattggcaaaattattgaaaaagtagtctttaatcaattaaccaccttcctaacatcaaatgggtattttgattactttcagtctggttttcgggcaaatcacagcactgaaacagctctcattaaagtttccaatgacatacgcctcaacacagattcaggtaaaacatcagtcctagtgctactggaccttagtgcagcatttgacactgttgatcacaatattttactacacagactagaacactgggttgggtttacaggcatagttatcagctggctaaaatcatatctacaagaaaggagcttctttgttgccatcggaaactgtacctcaacaccaacgtccttgacctgtggtgttccccaggggtcgatcttggggccactattattcaacctctatatgctcccacttggacaaatcattcaaaataatttgatttcatatcatagctatgcagatgacacacaaatttacttagctctatcaccaaacgactatggtcctcttgaatctatgtgtcagtgtatagaacaaatcaacacctggatgtctcaaaattttcttcagctgaacaaagaaaaaactgaagtaattatatttggtaaaaatgaggaaagacttagggttgccactctccttgacacaaaagggttgaaggcaaaggatactgttaaaaaccttggtgtattaattgacagtgatctaaatttcaacagccacatgaaagcaataactaaatcagctttttaccacctcaaaaatattgccaaactcagagggctgatgtcaaaacatgacttagaaaaactcattcatgcatttatctccagcagggttgattactgcaatggactgttcacaggccttcctaaaaagactattaaacagcttcaggtgatacaaaatgcagcagctaggactctaacaaaaactaaaagaactgagcacattactccaattcttaagtccttgcactggcttccagtaagtcacagaattgactttaaagcactattgcttgtttataaatcagtaaatggagcaggacctaaatacttgtcagacatgcttcagcagtacacaccttcttgtcctctcaggtcccaggtgaaaaacctgctagtaaaacctacagttagaactaaacatggtgaagcagcttttagctgctatgcggctcagctgtggaaccaactttcggatgacattaaaaaggccccaactgtagccagttttaaatctagacttaagaccaaactgttctcagatgctttctgctaactgtgccgagttacaaattctgaatctgcctggataattattctactttgtcttttattactttttttactacttttgcctttgatctttaccttttaactattcttttattgcccttctatgcttttatttgttattattgtttggttttgtttatgtaaagcacattgaatgacctctgtgtatgaaatgtgctatataaataaacttcactcactcactcactcacttgagttagtaactgaattactctatgataagagtaactcgttaccagggaaagtaactatttgaGTTACTGTTAAAAAGAAAAAGTtgttttgttgtgaggcagaaagatctagcttttgctgcttggaggactttaCTCCGAGTCCTTCTTAgtggatggatggaaggcagtggaaggcagtgtttttggccactagctttagatgcgtgtgtgagatgcttcattaaattagagttgcttacaacggatgtcgacaaagtcttcgctcctggacataatgtacacattacatagtcaagtttatttatttatttacaattcaaaacaacctgtggttgaccaaagtgctcaaaaaaaataaaaacagataaataaatagataatagAGGACAAAATGAATCAAGAcacaaaaaaaagcacaacaggaaaataaaactaaaataatatgttcatatatatagcctataattacATTCCACAATTCATTTAAAAGCCATTAATAGCATTATGTCTTTTAACTTGGCTTTAAAAGCACCAATAGTTGGTGTAGATCTAATGTGAAAAGGGAGGTTGTTCCACAACTTGGGCCCAGCTACTGAAAAAGCACGGTCACCTTTATTTTTTAGACGACTCTGAGGTACTGAGAGCAGTAGTTTATCTGATGACCTCAGAGTTCTGGGAGGGCAGTGAAAGTGTACAAGCTCACTTAGGTATTGGGGAGCTTGTCCATTTAAAgctttaaagacaaaaagaagaatTGTGTAATCTACTCTAAATTTCACGGGTAACCATTGCAGAGATTTCAAAACTGGAGAAATACGTTGTGTCTTTTTAGACTTGGTGAGCAGCCTTGCAGCTGCATTTTGCACCATCTGAAGTCGGGATAGAGAGGACTGAGTGACACCAAAATAAAGGGAGTTACAGTAGTCCAGGCCGGATGAAATAAAGGCATGAATCAATATCTCAGTCTTTGAAAGAAAACATAGTTTTGGCTTTACTTTGATTTTTCTCAAATTTAAAATCAGGGTCAAGTAGAAAGCCAAGATTTCTTGCATAAGGTTTTACATATCTGGCAAAAGACCCTAGTTCActaattgcattatttgcagcTTCATGTGAACCAATttctgttttggattcattcagTTTTAAAAAATTGGTGGACATCCATAGTTTAATCTCTTTTAGGCAATCAAGCAATGGGTTTAGAGCACCAGAGGAACCACATTTAAATAGGAGATACAGTTGTGTATCATCCGCATAGCAATGATAGGATATACCGTGCTTTTTCATAATTTGACTGAGTGGCAACATGTACAGTGAGAATAAATTACAACTAAGCACTGATCCCTGTGGAACACCATAAAATAAGGGGGCAGATGAAGGTGAAGTATCATTGAAAGACACTGCAAAGGTTCTTCCCTCTAAGGTGTTTTAGAAAAAAGGTAACCGTTTCAGTGCAGTTCCTGAAATTCCAACCCAGTGCTCAAGGCGCTCTAAAAGAATGCAGTGATCTACAGTGTCAAAGGTGGCGCTAAGATCTAGCAGCATAAGTAATGCACAGTTCTTTGCATCCACAGATAGGAACAAGTCGttacatgcacgttcttgcctttgaccacaatgaatttgaagtagtgcttatatctccaccttgaaaatgccaacttttcagtgtaaaaacactggctctgattatatcatgaaacatgactctgccttagccaatcataatcgcttacgtcgttattaacccacctcctcactagctgtgagccaggggtgcgttcggattacacagtttattcaatcaatgcatagtaacgcaccgcatttaatgtccagtaacgttaacggtgTTGTAGcgacgggaaaagtaattaattagattacccagttactgaaaaaataacgtcGTCACCCCAgtgttattccaaacactgctAATGGGTGTTGTGTTCTAAGGTGTCTGTAGTAATGCGTGTTGTGTAGGTTCTAAGATGTCTGTAGTAATGGGTGTTGTGTAGGTTCTAAGATGTCTGTAgtaatgtgtgttgtgtaggtTCTAAGATGTCTGTAgtaatgtgtgttgtgtaggtTCTAAGGTGTCTGTAGTAATGCGTGTTGTGTAGGTTCTAAGGTGTCTAATGGGTGTTGTGTTCTAATGCGTCTGTAGTAATGGGTGTTGTGTAGGTTCTAAGATGTCTGTAgtaatgtgtgttgtgtaggtTCTAAGGTGTCTGTAGTAATGCGTGTTGTGTAGGTTCTAAGGTGTCTAATGGGTGTTGTGTTCTAATGCGTCTGTAGTAATGGGTGTTGTGTAGGTTCTAAGATGTCTGTAgtaatgtgtgttgtgtaggtTCTAAGGTGTCTGTAGTAATGCGTGTTGTGTAGGTTCTAAGGTGTCTAATGGGTGTTGTGTTCTAAGGCATCTGTAgtaatgtgtgttgtgtaggtTCTAAGGTGTCTAATGGGTGTTGTGTTCTAAGATGTCTGTAGTAATGGGTGTTGTGTATAGGTTCTAAGGCGTCTGTAgtaatgtgtgttgtgtaggtTCTAAGGCGTCTAATAGGTGTTGTGTTCTAAGGCGTTTGTAgcaatgtgtgttgtgtaggtTCTAAGGTGTCTAATGAGTGTTGTGTTCTAAGGCGTCTGTAGTAATGGGTGTTGTGTATAGGTTCTAAGATGTCTGTAGTAatatgtgttgtgtgctgtAGCTCTACAATATGTTCCCGTGGTTAAAGCCGTGGGTAAGGAACCTGAAACAGATACTGATGAACGCTGAGGTCCatgaggaggagatgaagaggATCATCAGAGATCTCCAGGACACGCTCAACCCTCAGGAGCTGCGAGGCTTCGTCGACTCCTTCCTCGTCCGCAAGCAGAGTGCCGAGGTGAGGCAGGCAATCGACAGGGCAGTACATCCTACCAATTGCTTAAGGTTATGATGGTGCACGCTGAAACCTTGGCCATGCAATCACATTACCAGTTTCTAATGATCCGATTGGATGATTGCGACAAGTTGCTGGGTAACAATCTCAGTCTGCTGCTACTGAGAAAGAAGAGTGATTTTCGGAGTACAACCATCTTTATTATTCTGGATTAATGCAACTCACCCATTGAACAAAAAAGGAGGGCCGGCTTGTTTTCGTTAGATAAAACTGTATTGTCTACTTTATTAGCAGTAACACGGTCTGTCAATATATTGCTCAAGCTGTTGCCCTGAGCATCATCAGCtgtatgtttatctgtgtgtaggGTTTGTGCCCTCTTTTATGCTATGTTATGCCAGAGTGCCAGTTTTGAGATTTTCATTCGTCTTTCAGTTATTGATTTCAGTTTAGTTTTAGTTAGTTTTACATGTGCAAAAGTAGTTGTTTGCCGAATGTTCTAGTCTTATCTTTGTTTTTATGTAGTTTTAGTCTCAGTTTTAGTTTTTCAGTTTTTATGAGGAATGTCTTGATTTAGAGATGCCCAAAAAGATACAATGAAAGAGTCAAATCTGATAAGGCAGTGTCTCGAATTCAAACAGAACATTTAAGTTAGTTTTGCATTGTTCATTGTCGTTTTTAtttagttctttttttttcactgctAGTTTTAGTTTTCATAACAAATAATATTAAGAGACATCACATAGTCAAGCCTGCTGTTGATCCAGACATGACTGGGCTGTGTCTAGGGAGCAGCTTTAAATCCCCTCAGGGGGAGACTGATAGCAGAGGATTTGACCTTATTGAAGATAATCTAAATAAGAGTCATACTGTATGATCATGAGCCTTTGAGGGGTTTATGCTGGGAAAATGCTGTTTGCACATACAACTGTGAAATTCAAATGGAATTGATCTGACAACATGTATGATACTGTACCTAAAGGAaggttaaagctgcagttggcaagatttttttgatcatatttactgaaaccgacactatgctccgacagaacaacataaatcagccggttttagaaaaaaaaccccgcacttctaccttcacctagggatgtaacgattaccagtataataatggtaaaccgcgataaaaatgttgacgataataattaccgttttcatttcaaacatcatgattatcactgttgattaccacggtgtggaaaccgtgtgtttaatccttcccagcttcatccgagcctgcttttgacatacagtaggcctggtacaatggaacaaaactggtaccctactgattctgttgtctaactgatggttttaactacgattcggattaggctacacctgattttaaaaggcggaactttttcaccgcaaaacgtgcactgtatcgtgtagccactctgcgtctttttatgttcgcgtccacattaaatccattccactcacgttatcgggagaatacagtagcctaaagttttattttgaacgcttactttgttctcactcattgcatccaaataacagaaatagcaaactccaggttatggtagggtaagttaagctataagcacatagccaattaaacatgaagaaaaaagtgaacggaacactttttgaaactatttcagcttgtgtaggcctatcagtgctttctgaacatattgaacacacttttagaaataccgtgataataccgaaaaccgtgatcattttggtcactataaccgtgaggttaaattttcataccgttacatccctacctccacctagagcttgttatttgttttgcaaaaatccacagctcccagagcagggctgtgtgagatctgactgtctatcgcagtctggtgcgcactgacgagcacacaCTCGATGAGGGGGTGCTCAGTGGTAgtaggggaggggcatgagatttgtaaatattcaacattttggcaaagtcccctcaatctgtcagacttgccaactgcagctttaaagagTACAAAGACATAATGCAGACTGGTGTACAGGGGGTTTATGActgcacatgtacacatgactgtacaaatATGCAATATGTCTGTAAGAAACTTCAATATGTTTACTGATTAGTAGCAAATCTAAATTACATTTGAAGACTTATTGTCTGTTCAGAATAGatgttatatttttttaatcagcaTTTTTCACATTGTTTCCCTAatatgtgtttaaaaaaaaagacaaacaaaagacATTATTATCCTTGAATCCATTAGGAGTCTGGCCAAATGGACTCCCTGTTTCACGAGAAGAACCTCATCTACTGCGTGACCAACCTGTTTGCAGCTGGCACAGACACCAGCGGAACCACTCTGCGCTGGGGGCTGCTGCTCATGGCCAAGTACCCCCACATACAGGGTAAGAGGGGCACATCAAGCCCCATATACAGGGTAGGAGGGGCACACACTAAGCCCCACATACAGGGTAAGAGGGGCACGCCAAGTACCCCCACATACAGGGTAAGAGGGGCACACACTAAGCCACACATACAGGGTAGGAGGGGCACATCAAGTACCACCAGGGGTGAAAGTAAGCCGGTACTGGCCGGTACGGAGTACCACTAAAATATTTGGAGAGGGTACACCGTACcggaaagaaaactatactgtctctgaaaaatatagcactttcagcatgacaacacaactgctaacgtcaaattaccagaagcaacacgtttcccccaaaatatatttcatatacattGTTCTGAACTGAATCTGAATTGTGTCTAAACCGTGCAGCTGGACAGACAACGAGCAAGCTATAGCgcgcgtacagtagcctacagtaattgcGCCAACGTGCACTGGTATCCAAAGTGTTTTAGCAGACGGACGTTTTTTGGaaagtctcccaaataaaaaaaaacatacaggctaaagaaaaatatgttgatgtttaaatagcctattctggttttatgtgtgcagtgttttgctggagagacaagagacagacagcGCGTGTACGGCTTAACCAGATCTTGCGCagcaataatgaaagtgttttagcggacagaagtatgttgcagtctcccaaataaaaaggcatgactcaaagaaacgtgtttcatgatatacagtagcctatataaaaaaaaacgattggaagtgggagcgagcagagtaactaggctaaataaataaataaaggttgaaatTAAGTGTTTGCAATTTATTCATAATCAAAAACAGATACAGGTGGGTTAAAGGGTGATACTAGAGTGATAAGAAGTCCTAGTGAATGCTTGATAAGTAGactataatacagtaaataaacaagtaaataaataataaataattaggctaaGTGAAATTTTCGGCGCGGGCTCTGCGCACGCATTATGACTCTATATGATAGTACCAccaagaaataaaaactactttcacccctgAGTACCACATACATGGTAAGAGGGGCACACACCAAGACACACTTTtatttttgtaatagtttgctacTGAGTTGCTTGACATTCATATTTCATACTGATGGCTAGTGGATGTTAAACTGTGCTCTGCCTAGGGACTCAGATCTAAGTTAGCGTAAGGTGTAACTCTGGCACAATACATCAAATCGCAACAACAAGAATTATAAATGGTCTCTAAAAAAtacaattaataaataaataaatccagGCTACAGGTAAAAAAGTTGGTGTTTGTTTTACTGGCATAGAGAGAGTCCATGAGGAGATTGATCGGGTGATTGGTGGACGCCAGCCTACAATTGGGGACAGGAAGAGCCTGCCCTACACGGACGCCGTGATCCACGAGATCCAGAGAGTCGCCAACATCGTGCCTTTAAGTCTCCCTCACACCACCAGCTGTGATACTAACTTTCAGGACTTCTTCATCAAAAAggtttatgtttatatatatatataatactgTTAGTGCCTTAGTAACCTTAGTTTTGCCATATTGTATTTTACTGTGGGATTGTGTATTTTACATGAAAAAGTGTAAtaagttagcctagaaatctagacgcaccctagcggcggcaaattaatttgctcagcctgtacgtctagtagaaaaccatagggatttcgattggctgacgccgtggacgtcatccaatcacagcgctctattttgttagagagtcttaaggcgggcttaacaggatgacgacagtcctgcgacggtgaacaacaaggaaggtggctatggcaaacgaagagcggttgtttgaatcggcgttggcgtcaactttggaggagttagacttgtgcttttctttgaaagttgagcaacacaatgcacttaagtcattcctttcgaagaaggatgtatttgccgttttgccgaccggatacggtcTGGCTACATCATCCTGCTCTTTGTTCtgattggtcgtagcgctggcctattgcatgcctaggcagtttgaaagacaattctctgcccgccccttggattaagcgaggtgaatgggtcgattccagactatacatttcagtgatataggatggccctcCAGGCTAGTAATAAGTTAGACAGTGCTAAGAAATGATGGTATTTAGATCTCCATACTTTCtcatatctatctatcgattGGCTTCCTCTGTCCTTTCATCAGGGCACCACTGTGATTCCTCTGCTCACCTCCGTGTTGAGGGATGAATCTGAATGGGAAAAACCTGACACATTTCACCCAGAACACTTCCTGGACGACCAGGGCCAGTTTGTTAGGAGGGACGCTTTCCTTCCGTTTTCTGCAGGTACACAGTGCGAGTCAGTCATGCACTTAACAAGAGGTAGTATGCTGTTTTCTGCAGCTACACAGTGCGAGTCAGTCATGCACTTAACAAGAGGTAGTATGCTGTTTTCTGCAGCTACACAGTGCGAGTCAGTCATGCACTTAACAAGAGGTAGTATGCTGTTTTCTGCAGCTACACAGTGCGAGTCAGTCATGCACTTAACAAGAGGTAGTATGCTGTTTTCTGCAGCTACACAGTGCGAGTCAGTCATGCACTTAACAAGAGGTAGTATGCTGTTTTCTGCAGGTACACAGTGCGAGTCAGTCATGCACTTAACAAGAGGTAGTATGCTGTTTTCTGCAGGTACACAGTGCGAGTCAGTCATGCACTTAACAAGAGGTAGTATGCTGTTTTCTGCAGCTACACAGTGCGAGTCAGTCATGCACTTAACAAGAGGTAGTATGCTGTTTTCTGCAGCTACACAGTGCGAGTCAGTCATGCACTTAACAAGAGGTAGTATGCTGTTTTCTGCAGCTACACAGTGCGAGTCAGTCATGCACTTAACAAGAGGTAGTATGCTGTTTTCTGCAGCTACACAGTGCGAGTCAGTCATGCACTTAACAAGAGGTAGTATGCTGTTTTCTGCAGCTACACAGTGCGAGTCAGTCATGCACTTAACAAGAGGTAGTATGCTGTTTTCTGCAGCTACACAGTGCGA from Alosa sapidissima isolate fAloSap1 chromosome 3, fAloSap1.pri, whole genome shotgun sequence carries:
- the LOC121705650 gene encoding cytochrome P450 2K1-like isoform X3, whose protein sequence is MRRFALTNMRDFGMGKKGSEEKIIEETQSLKDVFEKFNGVAFDTTQPVNYAVSNIICAIVYGRRFEYDDPKFRAMVKRANDNIRLTGSPSVQLYNMFPWLKPWVRNLKQILMNAEVHEEEMKRIIRDLQDTLNPQELRGFVDSFLVRKQSAEESGQMDSLFHEKNLIYCVTNLFAAGTDTSGTTLRWGLLLMAKYPHIQERVHEEIDRVIGGRQPTIGDRKSLPYTDAVIHEIQRVANIVPLSLPHTTSCDTNFQDFFIKKGTTVIPLLTSVLRDESEWEKPDTFHPEHFLDDQGQFVRRDAFLPFSAGRRACLGESLARMELFLFFTSLLQRFRFTPPPGVSEDELALTAVLGITLNPSPHKLCAVTRC